The Kwoniella newhampshirensis strain CBS 13917 chromosome 2, whole genome shotgun sequence DNA segment CCAGTCCATCTGTGATGTTATGCGTGAAATCGCCGAACAAGTTCAAATACGCTGAAAGCTTGAGTGAAGGGTTGGGTGCGGGCGAATCGAGATGTTTCTCGTCGGACGGCGCTTGAGGCGTGATGGAAGTGACATCCGAAGGTGACTTTCGGGATCGAAGTTCATTTGATGCGGAGGATCTGGAGTCGGCAACCGAGGTGGATTGGGCGGTGGAAGGTGTGAGAGAGTGGGAGTGACCATGACCGTGACCGTGAGAGTCTCCGCCTTCGGCAGAAGAGTTGAGGACTCGCATGGTCTtgtcgaggacgaagaaggccgCAAAACCGAGGAAGATTGCGCCGCTGCAGACGGGACGTCAATATATGTTGAGGCGTTGGGGGACCCTTCCAATAGCGATGCCTTCACGCAGGTGCTACCCTCACGCCGATGTACCATACTTGACACGgggaggaaaaggagggCAGTAGAGGCTCACCCGATGACAatgttcctcttctcctcgacgatcatcgtcctgCTTCCCGACTCGTCATGGTTCTCCCCAAAGAACGAATGGGGTACCAGATGCAAGAAGACGTCACCCAGTAAGCCACCGGTCGCAAAGGCAATCATCGTATTGAGCGACGTGGGGTCGAGTGTTGCCGGTACGGCCAAAAGGATGAAGTTTGGGATTCTGATGAGGAAAAGATCAGCATCGTTGTTACTATGTGACGGCTAGGCTCCATCTGGTATTGGTTGGGAGTGATTGCATCGGGAGACTGGTGCGATTAAAGTTGTAAACCCTCAACGACACTCACGAAGAGATGTAAAATGTGGCCAGGACTATCCCGACTCGCTCATCAGCCAAGATCCCCATTGACATCTCACTGTTGCAGCTCTCATGTCGGAGTAGGccttccactcaccagagTTCCAAGCGGGCGATTCGAACGGAAACAGCGCCGCGaacaccttcttcatgCCTGTCGTTGACTCATGATGGGAAGTAGTCGGTGCGATGAATCGTTTCTGGTCCTATCCGTAAGCGCAAGCGGACGTCAGATGGACACGTCTCACACAAAGGGGGACGGGATCCAACTGACCACAGTTGATTTGGCATAGACTACGGTGGCCAGGACCAGTAACGTCGTGATCGAAAGTACGATCCTTCTCGATGACATTGTGTTTGACTGACCTTTTGTTTGAGATTGTGGAAGTGAcagaaaaggaaagagatgaaCTATTATGTTTCTATACGAGTAACGTGGACCAGATTCCAGTCATCCCAAGCGCGAACTACTGCTGCTTAATACGCGCCTTACTTCATTCAGGTCGGGGACATGGAATTCCCTCCACTGCCACATCCGGGGCAAACTCCGATCACAACGCAACCGCACGCGACTGACGTCACTCGATTGCGGTTCTGGCGTCTTGGACTGGGTGATGGTTTTGAACGACATATCGTATTGGAGGATCATCTGATTGTTCTGTTCCACACAACCGTTATATAAACGCAAGAGTACAGATTGACAAAACACTCCTTCAACGCATATACTCTACCCACCGCCACACATTatcacacacacacacaatGTTCCTCTCTGTCAAACGgaccttcctccatctcgctcGAACACCACTCATCCCTCCACCCGCTGGACCTGCAGCTGTGGAACTGTCCACCTTTGCATTCACGACCTCTGCTGGACCCTCCCGACTCCGGTCACGTACCATCTCCAGTCGCAGTGTGAGATCGACGACTCTGAACGGGTGTCCTGCGCCTTTCGCCGTGGGGCGGGGATATGCCAGTGATcatgggaagaaggagttgtATAGCGATGAAGCGGGTAGTACAGGGgctggagtgagtggacgTCCTTCGAGACCCTCTCTAATCGATCACCGATCGTATCCGATTACCGTTCCACCATCGCTGACATAGCCTGTCTTATCACGCTTGGTAGACAGACGACGTAGCACATACAGACGCAGCATTCAACCAGGATGCCAATCCACAAACTTCTGCTAAACAAGTGGAGAGCGAGGTCAGTCACCGTCCACATACCCTAATGTCCCAAAATTCTTATCTGTCCAGCGCTGACTGTCAACCTTGTGTTTTTAGAGCGGGAAGAACTTTACTAAACGATCACCGGCCAATGCGGACcagtctcatcctcctggCAAACAGGGTGAGAAAGGGAGCGAGATCCCGTTGAACACTTCTCAATCTGAATCGGGGAAGAAGCACTGAGTTCATCTGAGATCAAAACGGTCTTGCCGATTCCGCATACTCAACATTATATATAGGAAGAGGATTGATGCCCGTCAGACCTTCAAAGGCTCGAGTATGCATAGTGCCGCTATAATCTCACATTGTAACTAATAGCACTTCAGACAACATGCATATGACAGATCGTAAAACCGTACCACTCCCATTCCTTCGCCACGACCATGATCTCACTTGACAAAGTCGCCGTGACTACACTTCCAAGCCATCCAGATCATCCTGTTtgtctcctccaccagagAGATCCagcttccttcttttcccTATTCGgccctcttcaccctctttcAGACCTCTCACTTCCCTTCCAACTTTCTCTCTCAGGCTACTCACGTCCACTTCATCATTCTCCTTTGCCCACTCCAAGACCAGATGTCTCCCTAACAAATGGGTATGTTTGAGGGCTTCCATCGCTCGAAGCGCTTCCGCATGAGTTGTGAATTCCAGAAAAGCGAATCCTCTGGTCGATTGGGATCCGGTGGCATTGAGAGTCGATTTacgaggaagtcgaagagattTCAATTGTCCGTATGCACTGTGTCACCCAGATAGCCATCAGCTCATCGCACCTGATAGTCATTCGAGGTAATCCAACTTACCTGAACAAATCCCTGATTTCCTTCTTGGTCGCTTCGAATGGCAAATTCTTGACCAATACCTTGGtgctcttcgtcttcccaTCCATTTCTCCAGACTTtttcttgtcctccttccgatcctcttccacgcCTCTCTGCGCGAATCTGAcctccagcttcttcccgtCCACTTCAAACCCTTCCAACCCTTTCAAAGCCTTATCGGCCGCATCCTTCGTCTTGAATCCCACAAACCCGTATCCCATCGATAATCTTTCGCCCTCGCGTTTCGGATCAGGTTTCGTTTGAACTCGAGCGAATGAGAAGCCCGGTAGGGAAGATAGGAGAACGCCCAATTGAGCGGTCGTCGTTGAGAAGTTGAGGTtcttgaggaagagggtcgATCCTGCTTCATCTGAGGGATCAGGGTTTTCAGGAAGAGCCGAAACCTTCTCGGCGAGTAATCGACCTTCTTCGGCGGCTTTGGCCTGTGTGGTTGTCGGAGCTGTTGTCGAAGCAGCCTTGAACATCCCCACAGGTCCTTTCTCGAGATACAGCACAGCATTTCCCAATCGCCTATATGCGAGAGCTCTGAAGGCTCGTCCGGCGTCCATCGAGTTTTCGAATTCGACCACGCCAAGGGTTCCTGCGGGAGGGAGAAGTACCCGCGTGAGAGTACCGTGGGGAGCGAAGAGATCCGTTAGGGATTGAAGGGTCGTTCCGTATGGGATGTTCTTGACAAGTATGGTGGTTTGCGATCGAGGGACTCTTGGTTGCAAAGAGTCAAGGACGATACCTGCGTCCTCAAAGTATTTCTTTGTCTCCTCGATGACTGCCGTCTCGGCCAGAGCAAGCTTGACAGCTGCGTTTCCATCGTCGCCATTCAACAGTTCTGATTTCGCGACACCTATTCTAGACGCAACTGAAGCCGCCACAGCGTCACTCTACAACGCATTGTCAGTACTGCACCATTGCCGTGGATGGAAACACCAAGTCGCTCACATTCATGTACAATGACGCCCAATTGACTCCCCTTGAgctttcctcctttctcttggCATCCACCCCAATCTTGACCTCCCCTCTTGTCTCCGCCGCTTTCCCCAGAACCTTCCCATCCACTATTCCCTGTACACCCGCCCCATCTTGACCTGGCTTAGCTCTTCCCGGTAAGACGTGCAATAGCCTTCCTTGGAACGTCGTCTTATCGAGAGTTTTGTATGCCTGTAGAGCCTCGGCTGGATCGTGGAATTGAAGGAAAGCTGTGCCTAGTGGATCGCCTGTCTGTTGCGAGACGGGTAGATGGACTTCGTCTACTCGACCGAAAGTCGAGAAATGGGAAGACAGGTCCGTTGGGGAGACTATGAATGCCAGATTACGGACAAAGAGACGGCCAGTGGATAGAATGAGTTGCTCGTCTGCGCTGAGCTGAGGTCCCTATGGACACAGATGTATCAGCTACCGGTCCGGGGAATCGTCATATCGACTCAACTTACTGAAGAGCTTCCAGCCTCTCCCTCTGATTCTAAAGCAGTCTGACGTCTTCTCAACCAAGCtgcatcgtcgtcgatctcttcaGCTACCTCAGGCTCGGCGgacttctcctttcccttcttgctcttctcttgcttatccttcttcaagcCATCGGCGATCCAACCAGCATCACGTGGGACAGCAGTAGCGGCGGAGGTAGATGATGAGGCGATAGCGGTAGTGGACGTGCCGTCGGCACCTTTCATGACTTCCATGAATTCTTGGAGTCGTTTCGAAGGTCCAGCAGCGGGTAGTGCGTCGGTGATCGTGGCAGTGACAGTGGCAGCTTTGGGCTTATCATCCCTCCGAGCACCTTTCTTGGGTGCAAGGGGCTACAAGCACATCGCAAGAGATTAGCACTTTCCTTGGCTGTTTAGCAGAGGGGTTTTGGGCGAGACTcacatcatctctcacGAAATCCACTTTGACTTTCCCTCCGCCGAACCCGAACGTCCCATCGAACCactccttcaccttcttggcatcttcgacatccttgTAGCCTACAAACGCGAATCTTCGCTTCGGCACGAGTTTCGTGTCCGTGATGGTTGTGCTCGACAAGGATGA contains these protein-coding regions:
- a CDS encoding multiple RNA-binding domain-containing protein 1; the protein is MITLQSRLIFLNLPATVTPESFKATLLSPSSLSSTTITDTKLVPKRRFAFVGYKDVEDAKKVKEWFDGTFGFGGGKVKVDFVRDDPLAPKKGARRDDKPKAATVTATITDALPAAGPSKRLQEFMEVMKGADGTSTTAIASSSTSAATAVPRDAGWIADGLKKDKQEKSKKGKEKSAEPEVAEEIDDDAAWLRRRQTALESEGEAGSSSGPQLSADEQLILSTGRLFVRNLAFIVSPTDLSSHFSTFGRVDEVHLPVSQQTGDPLGTAFLQFHDPAEALQAYKTLDKTTFQGRLLHVLPGRAKPGQDGAGVQGIVDGKVLGKAAETRGEVKIGVDAKRKEESSRGVNWASLYMNSDAVAASVASRIGVAKSELLNGDDGNAAVKLALAETAVIEETKKYFEDAGIVLDSLQPRVPRSQTTILVKNIPYGTTLQSLTDLFAPHGTLTRVLLPPAGTLGVVEFENSMDAGRAFRALAYRRLGNAVLYLEKGPVGMFKAASTTAPTTTQAKAAEEGRLLAEKVSALPENPDPSDEAGSTLFLKNLNFSTTTAQLGVLLSSLPGFSFARVQTKPDPKREGERLSMGYGFVGFKTKDAADKALKGLEGFEVDGKKLEVRFAQRGVEEDRKEDKKKSGEMDGKTKSTKVLVKNLPFEATKKEIRDLFSAYGQLKSLRLPRKSTLNATGSQSTRGFAFLEFTTHAEALRAMEALKHTHLLGRHLVLEWAKENDEVDVSSLREKVGREVRGLKEGEEGRIGKRRKLDLSGGGDKQDDLDGLEV